The Fluviispira sanaruensis sequence GAACTCACTCGTCGTAAAAGCGCACTCGATCTTGGAGGATTGCCGGGCAAAATTGCAGATTGCCAAGATAGAGATCCTGCAAATTGTGAGTTATTTATTGTGGAAGGTGACTCCGCAGGTGGTTCTGCAAAACAAGGGCGTGATAGAAAAACGCAAGCTGTCTTACCTTTAAAAGGAAAGATCTTAAACGTCGAAAAGGCAACAACAGACAAAATGCTTTCAAACCAAGAAATTCGTTTGCTCGTACAAGCGCTTGGAACAGGCATAGGCAGACATGACAGCGAAGTTGATATTGCTAAACTTCGTTATCATAAAATAGTTATCATGACAGATGCGGACGTTGACGGAGCGCATATTAGAACTCTTTTATTAACTTTCTTTTATAGACAAATGAAAGAAGTTATTAAACGTGGACATTTATATATAGCTCAACCTCCATTGTATAAGTATAAAAAACAAAAAACTGAGCGCTACTTAAAAGATGATTCTGAACTCGAAAAGTTTTTGGTTGAAACAGCCATGCAAGATGCTTCGATTTTAGATGGAAATGAAAAAACACTTGAAATGTCTGTTGTTAAAAACATGCTTATTTGTGTTGAGCGTCGAAATAAAATTACGAGTATTCTTTCTCGCAGAAGAAGTTCTGTAGCTGTTAATTATTTAGTAAGCCATGCGCTTCTGACTCCTGAAATTTTTTATAAAAAAGCTGATTTTGAAAAATTGATATCTGAAATGAAACTGCATGTTCTAAAATATGGACATATCCATGCTAAAGTTGATTTTGATTCAGAGCATAATCGGTACCATGCAATAATTGATATTCAGCTTGCAGGAAAGCCATATCATTTTAAATTAGATTTTGATTTTGTCAGTTCTACAGAGTTTGAAGAATTAAAACGATTGACTGTGCAATTAGAATCTACCTTTGCTCTTCCATTAAAATATTCTCACGATAAAAAATCTCGCGTCATTACTTCATGGGTAGAACTCAGAGAATTTTTACTTGCTGACGGTAGAAGTGGTGCTTATATTCAACGTTACAAGGGTCTTGGCGAAATGAACTCTGAACAGCTCTGGGAAACCACCATGCAACCTTCCTCAAGGCAATTGCTTCAAGTCACAATTGAAGATGCCATGGCTGCAGATGATATATTTTCTATGCTCATGGGTGACGATGTCCCACCAAGAAAAGAATTTATTGAATCTAATGCTTTAAATGTCAGAAACCTTGACGCTTAAATAAAAGTAATAATTTGGAAAAAAGATTATGTCACAAGAAAAAATGAGTGTTGTTACTGCAAATATTAATGATGAAATGAAAAATGCATATCTTGATTATGCAATGAGCGTTATTGTGAGCCGTGCTCTCCCCGATGTGCGTGATGGTATGAAACCTGTTCACAGACGAGTTTTATATGCGATGTATGAACAAAATAATGTTCATAATAAAGCCTATAAAAAATCGGCACGTATTGTCGGGGATGTATTGGGTAAATATCACCCACACAGCGATACTTCTGTTTATGATGCTCTTGTTCGCTTGGCTCAAGACTTTTCGTTACGTTATCCGCTGATTGATGGTCAGGGGAACTTCGGATCTATCGACGGTGACTCTCCAGCTGCAATGCGTTACACTGAAGTCCGCTTGGCTAAAATATCAGAATCGCTTATGGGCTCTATTGAAGAAGATACGGTAGATTTTGGCCCAAACTATGATAATAGCGAAGTTCAACCCCTTGTGCTCCCTTCCGTTTTGCCACAGCTCTTAGTAAATGGTCAGAGTGGTATTGCTGTAGGTATGGCCACAAATATTCCTCCACATAACTTAACTGAAATTCTCGATGCACTTATTTTCATGATTGAAAAGGGCAGTTCTACAATTGAACAACTCATGGCTTATGTTAAGGGTCCTGATTTTCCTTCATACGGAATGATTTGCGGACTAAAAGGCATTCATGATGCCTATCGCACTGGCCGTGGAAGCATAGTTGTTCGCGGAAAAGCCACAGTCGAATCTACTAAAAATGGTAGAGAACAAATTATTGTGACAGAGCTTCCTTACCAAGTTAATAAACTCACATGGATTGAAAAGATTGCTGAACTTGTCAAGCAAGAAGAAATTCAAGGAATTTCTGATATTCGTGATGAAAGTAACAAAGAAGGCATTCGCGTCGTTATTGAAGTTAAAAAAGGCGAAAATGCAGAGGTTCTATTAAATCACCTGTATAAGCGAACCCGTTTACAAGACTCTTTTGGCGTAAATATGGTTTGTATTGTGCGTGGTGCTCCTCGACTTCTAAATCTAAAAGAATGTCTCGAGTACTTCTTAGAACACCGCCTCGAAGTGATTACGCGTCGCACAACGTTTAGACTACGCAAAGCACAAGATAGACTCCATATATTAGATGGTTTAAAAATTGCTGTTGATAATATCGATAAAGTTGTCAGTATTATTCGGGCTGCAGATAGCCGTGATGATGCCAAAGAAAAATTAATTTCAGCTTATGCTCTGTCTGATAAACAGGTCACTGCAATTTTAGATATGCGTTTATCACAATTAACAGGATTAGAACGCGATAAAATTATTGCAGAACACAAGGAAACACTAGTTATAATTGCGGACTTAAAAGATATTCTCGAAAAACCTGAAAGAGTTAAAGCTATTGCTAAAGAAGAATTTATTAATTTAAAAAATTCTCATGGTGATGAAAGAAGAACAGAAATTGCGACTGAAGCCGGCGATGTTGATATCGCAAGTCTTATTCCTCCAGCAAATGTTTTTGTTACTTTTTCAAGTACAGGTTATATTAAACGCGTCAATCAAGATGAATTTAGAATTCAAAATAGAGCTGGAAAAGGTAAAACAGGTGCTGCATTAAAAGAAAATGATGTGGTTAAATTTACGTTCCATGCACATACTCATGATTATGTATTGATGTTCTCTAACCTTGGTAAAGTTTATAGCTTTAAAGTGTATGAATTACCTGAAGCTTCTGCTACTGCCCGTGGTAAATCAATCAATCAAATACTTACAATGTCAAGTAACGAACAAATCACTGCTATGTTACCTGTGAAAGAATTTACTGAAAACCAACATATTCTAATGGTAACAAAAGAAGGTGTGATTAAGAAAACCGAGCTTTCTTCATTCTCAAACATTCGTGTAGGCGGTTTACGCGCTGTTACATTAGAAGAGGGTGACACACTTGTTTCTGTGAAAATAACGACAGGTACAGACGAAGTTGTCATTGCAACGGCTCACGGCCAAGCGGTTCGTTTTAGTGAAGGCGATGTGCGCAGTATGGGGCGCACGGCACGCGGTGTCAAAGGAATTACCTTAGATGAAGTAGATAAAGACTTTGTTGTGGCAGCTGAAGTGGTGCGTCCAGACGAGTGTGTCTTGGTTGTAACAGAAAATGGTTATGGCAAGAGAAGTAAGCTCGAAGAATACAGAAAAACAAGTCGCGGTGGCAAAGGTGTAAAGACCATTAAAATCAGCGAACGCAATGGCAATGTTATCAGTATGATGTCGGTTAACGCAGAGTCTGACATCATGCTCACCACCAATACAGGTCGCGTATTAAGAATTAAAGTGAGTTCTTTACGTGTTATGGGAAGAGTGACGCAAGGCGTTTGTCTCATGCGAATTTTGGATGAAGAAAAAATTGTTTCTGTTTCTACACCAAGCGAGTTCGACGACACCCCTGTTACACAAATAGAATCTGTAGAAGAAGTAGAGTAATTAAATGAATAGAAAGTAT is a genomic window containing:
- the gyrB gene encoding DNA topoisomerase (ATP-hydrolyzing) subunit B, yielding MFKKHNMFVCDPKNNEKNDDGYGSSNITVLEGLEAVRKRPGMYIGNTGTVGLHHLIYEVVDNSIDEFLAGHGSQIDITLHLDGSVTVSDNARGIPVDKHPSGKSALEVVMTVLHAGGKFDNEIYKTSGGLHGVGASVVNALSSYCRVEVKKNGGVYEQEYKCGIPVFSVRKIGDTTHHGTTTTFKPDVTIFQETTEFSFDFLSGRLRELSFLNKGICIRLIDEIKDKTQEFKYEGGLVSFVEYLNRSKVVIHPKPIYMNTEKEETVIEIALQWNDSYSESVYSYANNINTAEGGAHLTGLRAALTRVINQLASGDKGVQNLKEGLSPEDIREGLTGVVHVKLRDPQFEGQTKNKLANSRIRTLVESSLNEKLSDYFHEHPDVAKKIVAKIVDAARARIAARKAKELTRRKSALDLGGLPGKIADCQDRDPANCELFIVEGDSAGGSAKQGRDRKTQAVLPLKGKILNVEKATTDKMLSNQEIRLLVQALGTGIGRHDSEVDIAKLRYHKIVIMTDADVDGAHIRTLLLTFFYRQMKEVIKRGHLYIAQPPLYKYKKQKTERYLKDDSELEKFLVETAMQDASILDGNEKTLEMSVVKNMLICVERRNKITSILSRRRSSVAVNYLVSHALLTPEIFYKKADFEKLISEMKLHVLKYGHIHAKVDFDSEHNRYHAIIDIQLAGKPYHFKLDFDFVSSTEFEELKRLTVQLESTFALPLKYSHDKKSRVITSWVELREFLLADGRSGAYIQRYKGLGEMNSEQLWETTMQPSSRQLLQVTIEDAMAADDIFSMLMGDDVPPRKEFIESNALNVRNLDA
- the gyrA gene encoding DNA gyrase subunit A yields the protein MSQEKMSVVTANINDEMKNAYLDYAMSVIVSRALPDVRDGMKPVHRRVLYAMYEQNNVHNKAYKKSARIVGDVLGKYHPHSDTSVYDALVRLAQDFSLRYPLIDGQGNFGSIDGDSPAAMRYTEVRLAKISESLMGSIEEDTVDFGPNYDNSEVQPLVLPSVLPQLLVNGQSGIAVGMATNIPPHNLTEILDALIFMIEKGSSTIEQLMAYVKGPDFPSYGMICGLKGIHDAYRTGRGSIVVRGKATVESTKNGREQIIVTELPYQVNKLTWIEKIAELVKQEEIQGISDIRDESNKEGIRVVIEVKKGENAEVLLNHLYKRTRLQDSFGVNMVCIVRGAPRLLNLKECLEYFLEHRLEVITRRTTFRLRKAQDRLHILDGLKIAVDNIDKVVSIIRAADSRDDAKEKLISAYALSDKQVTAILDMRLSQLTGLERDKIIAEHKETLVIIADLKDILEKPERVKAIAKEEFINLKNSHGDERRTEIATEAGDVDIASLIPPANVFVTFSSTGYIKRVNQDEFRIQNRAGKGKTGAALKENDVVKFTFHAHTHDYVLMFSNLGKVYSFKVYELPEASATARGKSINQILTMSSNEQITAMLPVKEFTENQHILMVTKEGVIKKTELSSFSNIRVGGLRAVTLEEGDTLVSVKITTGTDEVVIATAHGQAVRFSEGDVRSMGRTARGVKGITLDEVDKDFVVAAEVVRPDECVLVVTENGYGKRSKLEEYRKTSRGGKGVKTIKISERNGNVISMMSVNAESDIMLTTNTGRVLRIKVSSLRVMGRVTQGVCLMRILDEEKIVSVSTPSEFDDTPVTQIESVEEVE